A genomic window from Larus michahellis chromosome 27, bLarMic1.1, whole genome shotgun sequence includes:
- the LOC141735033 gene encoding olfactory receptor 14J1-like yields MSNGSSITHFLLLAFADTRELQLLHFCLFLGIYLAALLGNGLIITAVACDHRLHTPMYFFLLNLALLDLGAISTTVPKAMANSLWHTRTISYMGCVSQVFFFAFLMSADFCLLTIMAYDRYVAICKPLHYGSLLRSRACVHMAAAAWGSGILDALLHTVNTFSIPLCQGNGLDQFFCEIPQILKLSCSQSYLREVELIVFSACLFFVCFIFIVVSYVQIFRAALKIPSQQGRHKAFSTCLPHLAVVSLFISTGMVAHLKLLSISSPSLNVVMAVVYSVVPPAVNPLLYSMRNRELKDALKKLI; encoded by the coding sequence atgtccaatggcagctccatcacccacttcctcctgctggcattcgcagacacgcgggagctgcagctcttgcacttctgcctcttcctgggcatctacctggctgccctcctgggcaatggcctcatcatcactgccgtagcctgtgaccaccgcctccacacccccatgtacttcttcctcctcaacctcgccctcctcgacctgggtgccatctccaccactgttcccaaagccatggccaactccctctggcacACCAGGACCATCTCCTACAtgggatgtgtttcccaggtctttttctttgccttcttgatgtcaGCAGACTTCTGTCTTCTCACcatcatggcctacgaccgctacgttgccatctgcaaacccctgcactatgggtccctcctgcgcagcagagcttgtgtccacatggcagcagctgcctggggcagtggcattctcgatgctctcctgcacacggtcaatacattttcaatacctctctgccaaggcaatggcctagaccagttcttctgtgaaatcccccagatcctcaagctctcctgctcacaatcctacctcagggaagttgagctaattgtatttagtgcctgtttattctttgtgtgttttattttcattgtggtgtcctatgtgcagatcttcagagcTGCGCTGAagatcccctcacagcagggacggcacaaagccttttccacctgcctccctcacctggccgtggtctcactgtttatcagcaCTGGCATGGTTGCCCACCTGaagctcctctccatctcctccccatccctcaatgtggtgatggctgttgtgtactcggtggtgcctccagcagtgaaccccctcctctacagcatgaggaaccgggagctcaaggatgccctgaagaAACTCATCTGA